A single genomic interval of Flavobacterium sp. N2820 harbors:
- a CDS encoding mechanosensitive ion channel family protein yields MTALEIQNYFETIKNLILEYSPKFVVAILILLIGLWATSFITKAAKKLMVSRNVELTLSNFIGNLIFWTLRILLFVTVISKLGIETSAFVTILGAAGLAIGLSLQGSLSNFAGGILIILFKPFRLGDFIEAQGVLGTVKDIKIFSTVITSPDNKQIIIPNAALSNGVITNYTVNGIRRVDLILSVDYTTDLQLAKSTIETVLKSIPEVLNEPEAAVFITNLATSSIDFAVRPFTLTDNYWKVKSDVLEKTKQAFDQVGIEIPYPHQVEIHKE; encoded by the coding sequence ATGACAGCATTAGAAATCCAAAATTATTTCGAAACCATAAAAAATTTAATCCTAGAATACTCTCCAAAGTTTGTAGTGGCAATTCTGATCCTTTTAATTGGACTATGGGCTACTAGTTTTATAACTAAAGCTGCTAAAAAATTAATGGTAAGTCGTAATGTAGAATTAACGCTTTCTAATTTTATTGGAAATTTAATTTTTTGGACCTTGCGTATATTACTCTTTGTTACGGTAATTTCAAAACTTGGCATAGAAACCTCTGCATTTGTAACCATTTTAGGGGCCGCTGGTTTAGCTATCGGTTTATCGCTACAAGGTTCACTTTCCAATTTTGCTGGTGGAATTTTAATTATTCTCTTTAAACCTTTTAGATTGGGTGATTTTATTGAAGCACAAGGTGTATTAGGAACTGTAAAAGATATAAAAATATTTTCTACAGTAATAACATCGCCAGACAACAAACAAATTATAATTCCAAATGCAGCTTTATCAAATGGTGTTATAACAAATTATACTGTCAACGGAATTAGAAGAGTTGATTTAATTCTTTCTGTTGATTATACAACCGATTTACAGTTAGCAAAGTCAACAATAGAAACCGTTTTAAAATCAATTCCTGAAGTATTAAACGAGCCAGAAGCTGCGGTATTTATTACAAATTTAGCCACCAGTTCAATTGATTTTGCTGTTCGCCCATTTACTTTAACTGATAATTATTGGAAAGTAAAATCGGATGTTTTAGAAAAAACTAAACAAGCTTTTGATCAAGTTGGTATCGAAATTCCATATCCACATCAAGTGGAAATTCACAAAGAATAA
- the tsaB gene encoding tRNA (adenosine(37)-N6)-threonylcarbamoyltransferase complex dimerization subunit type 1 TsaB, with translation MSLILNLETATKNCSVALAKDGKTIACKEIAAQNFSHAEKLHVFIEEILSENNIQFSDLNAIAVSQGPGSYTGLRIGVSSAKGLCYALNIPLIALDTLQLLAKQITIENGIILPMIDARRMEVFSAFYDKNHIQIRTTQAEIIDELSYQEISEIIHLVGDGIEKFKNTLTDEKFIFHSDAVFPSAKEMSELSFNKFKIKDFVDVAYFEPFYLKDFVLSK, from the coding sequence ATGTCGCTTATTTTAAATTTAGAAACCGCCACAAAAAATTGTTCTGTAGCCTTGGCTAAAGACGGAAAAACTATTGCATGCAAAGAAATAGCAGCACAAAATTTTTCACATGCAGAAAAATTACATGTTTTTATAGAAGAAATTTTAAGTGAAAATAATATTCAATTTTCAGATTTGAATGCGATTGCGGTGAGTCAAGGACCTGGTTCTTACACAGGTTTGCGAATTGGCGTTTCTTCGGCAAAAGGGTTGTGTTATGCATTGAATATTCCATTGATTGCACTAGATACATTACAGCTTTTAGCTAAACAAATCACAATAGAAAACGGTATTATTCTGCCAATGATTGATGCACGTAGAATGGAAGTTTTCTCAGCTTTTTACGATAAAAATCACATCCAAATTCGAACTACTCAAGCCGAAATAATCGATGAATTATCCTATCAAGAAATTTCAGAAATTATTCATTTAGTTGGTGACGGAATTGAAAAATTCAAAAACACATTGACAGATGAGAAATTTATATTTCATAGCGATGCTGTATTTCCTTCTGCAAAAGAAATGAGTGAATTGTCGTTTAATAAATTCAAAATAAAAGACTTTGTTGATGTTGCTTATTTTGAACCTTTTTATTTAAAAGATTTCGTTTTATCTAAGTAA